A single window of Leishmania infantum JPCM5 genome chromosome 35 DNA harbors:
- a CDS encoding putative alpha-1,2-mannosyltransferase, translating into MLTFTVLVLATLALLCHHRKRAYARNTVGFLHAAAGAGGGGERVLWVALDGLQHADAAKGVKRQYVVFTNEYKPEDRLSAESSDQHLLSLVEKQFSIRLLRPVRFIYLRPAVTRWLSGDAYPRLTLLLQTFWGGAALFYEVAIANAVTPIVLETVGVPFVYPLLRLLAGCTVISYTHYPIVSSAMTQRVRIGEVSHTNAPTVARNPMLRCAKVVYYEVFSLLYRCMGFFPNVVLTNSSWTQNHAQSIFWPRTCIRLYPPCDVAGFAAESQPPALRNNRIVSVGQFRPEKNHMLQLVAFHAAMPRLPMDAKLVMIGGVRNADDRKRVEQLHARAKELGIEKQVEVLMNATVAEVRAELGKCVIGLHTMRDEHFGIVLLEYLAAGCIPLGHRSGGVELDIVNSPDLGFLAVTAEEYAAAMVEICEMRLRDPERYVQFQKRGSEHVKSFDDSSFRTRFVELVSEYVYAC; encoded by the coding sequence ATGCTCACCTTTACCGTCCTTGTGCTTGCTACGCTCGCCCTGCTTTGCCATCACCGAAAACGTGCGTACGCTAGGAACACGGTCGGCTTCTtgcacgctgcagcaggggcaggtggtggtggcgaacGTGTGTTGTGGGTCGCCTTGGACGGACTGCAGCACGCCGATGCAGCCAAAGGCGTGAAGCGGCAGTATGTAGTATTTACAAACGAATACAAGCCAGAAGACAGGTTGTCGGCCGAGTCGTCCGATCAGCACCTCCTTTCCCTCGTCGAAAAACAGTTCAGCATCCGCCTTCTTCGGCCTGTGCGCTTTATCTACTTGCGCCCCGCCGTGACCCGGTGGCTGAGCGGTGACGCCTACCCACGTCTCACGTTGCTCTTGCAAACCTTCTGGGGCGGTGCGGCCCTCTTTTATGAGGTGGCGATCGCAAATGCGGTGACGCCGATCGTGTTGGAGACGGTTGGCGTGCCATTTGTTTATCCTCTGCTACGGCTTCTTGCTGGGTGCACGGTGATCTCCTACACGCATTACCCCATCGTCTCCTCCGCCATGAcgcagcgtgtgcgcatcgGGGAGGTGAGTCACACCAACGCACCGACCGTGGCACGGAATCCGATGCTGCGTTGCGCCAAGGTTGTCTATTACGAAGTTTTCTCGCTCCTGTATCGCTGCATGGGCTTTTTCCCTAATGTGGTTCTGACAAACTCGTCATGGACGCAGAACCACGCGCAATCTATTTTTTGGCCACGCACGTGCATTCGGCTGTACCCGCCGTGTGACGTTGCTGGCTTTGCCGCGGAGTCTCAGCCACCTGCGCTGCGCAACAACCGCATTGTCAGTGTCGGCCAGTTCCGACCAGAGAAGAACCACATGCTGCAGCTTGTAGCTTTTCATGCAGCaatgccgcggctgccgatgGATGCCAAGCTCGTCATGATCGGCGGCGTACGCAACGCGGATGACCGGAAACGTgttgagcagctgcacgcgcgcgcaaagGAACTCGGAATCGAAAAGCAGGTCGAGGTACTCATGAATGCGACAGTGGCGGAGGTGCGGGCTGAACTGGGAAAGTGCGTCATTGGGCTTCACACCATGCGTGACGAGCACTTCGGCATTGTGCTGCTGGAGTATCTCGCTGCTGGCTGCATCCCTCTTGGACACCGGAGCGGTGGTGTCGAACTTGACATTGTCAACTCTCCCGATTTGGGCTTTCTCGCCGTTACGGCGGAAGAGTACGCAGCCGCCATGGTCGAAATCTGTGAAATGCGGCTGCGCGATCCAGAGCGGTACGTTCAGTTCCAGAaacgcggcagcgagcaTGTCAAGTCATTCGACGACAGCAGCTTTCGAACCCGTTTTGTTGAACTGGTCAGCGAGTATGTCTACGCCTGCTAG
- a CDS encoding p21 antigen protein yields the protein MSIIKEDDAVGCYMTVTLVDDTKVEGTIFTYNPKEGIIVLLSLRDDQTNMKLIRTPYIKEFSISHAEEGTHLPPALDSFNELPSMHAGRDKSIFKHASTQLKNAEANREKHFNSVTTDTPIATLDAYLKLLRLYPFIEWNSDEGVIQVSDTVIVVGDPDWRTPKAMLVDGAPEKDRPLVDRLQVALGNGKK from the coding sequence ATGAGCATTATCaaggaggacgacgccgtGGGCTGCTACATGACGGTGACCCTCGTGGACGACACCAAGGTGGAGGGTACCATCTTCACCTACAATCCCAAGGAAGGCATCATAGTACTTCTGTCCCTCCGCGACGATCAGACGAACATGAAGCTGATCCGCACTCCATACATCAAAGAGTTCAGTATTTCACACGCTGAGGAGGGAACGCACCTGCCTCCGGCACTGGACTCCTTCAACGAGCTTCCGTCCATGCATGCCGGCCGCGACAAGTCCATCTTCAAGCACGCCAGCACGCAGCTCAAGAACGCCGAGGCGAACCGCGAAAAGCACTTCAACTCTGTCACGACCGACACACCGATTGCCACACTCGATGCGTACCTCAAGCTCCTGCGGCTATACCCCTTCATTGAGTGGAACAGCGACGAGGGTGTCATCCAGGTCTCGGATACCGTCATTGTCGTAGGGGACCCCGACTGGCGGACGCCCAAGGCGATGCTGGTAGACGGCGCCCCTGAGAAGGACAGACCGCTCGTAGACCGCCTGCAGGTTGCGCTCGGAAACGGCAAGAAGTGA